AAAGAAATTCAAGTTATTATACTCACAGGAAGTGGAGAAAAAGCATTTGTTGCAGGTGCTGATATTACCGAATTTGCGCATTTTACCATTGAAGAAGGTGCTCAACTAGCGTTTCAAGGACAAGAATTACTTTTTAATTATATAGAAAATCTAAAAACTCCTGTCATTGCAGCTGTTAATGGTTTTGCTTTAGGAGGAGGATTAGAATTGGCTATGGCTTGTCATATTAGAGTAGCTTCTGATAATGCCAAAATGGGGCTTCCTGAAGTTTCTCTTGGTGTTATTCCTGGCTATGGAGGAACGCAACGTTTACCTCAACTAGTTGGTAAAGGACGCGCTATGGAAATGATAATGACAGCTGGAATGGTCACTGCCGATGAGGCTAAACAATATGGCTTAGTAAATCATGTAGTTCCGCAAGAAGAATTAATCGAATTTGCTATTTCGATTGCTCAAAAAATCATGAATAACTCTCCTTTTGCCATTGGTAGAGCCATAAAATCAATCAATGCTAATTTTGCTGAGGGCAAAAATGGATATGAAACTGAAATAAAAAACTTCGGTCGTTGTTTTGGGACTGAAGATTTCAACGAAGGAACCAAAGCATTTTTAGAAAAAAGAAAACCAGTTTTTAAAGGGAAATAAAATTCAAAAACTCTCTTTTAAAATTAATTATTAAAAAAACAATAAAAAATCAAACGTATGTCGTTCCAACCTGTATTTGCCGAATTCTGGGAAAAAGTAAAAGAAAGCATCGAAAATAAAACCTATGCCAAATTAACTTTGGCTAAAACTATTGGCGATACCGAATTAAAAAACATTTACGTTCGCCCCGTTTTATTAGAAAATGACGTGTTTAGTCTTTCTATTATTGCCCGATACAAAACCGAAGAAATTGAAAGTTTCCATTCATTGGAAGAAGCTTTTTTTGTATTAGCTCCTTATATGAATAATCCTTTTTTGACTGCATTATTATTCACAATAGAAAACGATATTACCTTCAAATTGAATAAAAAACGTGTTGGAAGTATTATTGAACAAGCGCCAACTTTCAAGAGCGCTTCAGATGTGATTTTGGAGATGAAAGAGAAGGGCTTGTGAAAACAATCAGGATAATAAATTGTAATCATATTGACTTCTAATTCCTTTAAAAACATTTAGTTAATTCGTTCAATCTATTATAAAACAACTAATAGACACCTCATTTTTAAAGCAATAAACACAAATAATCATTGCCAAATTGATAGATTTGGTTTAACTTCTTATTCTATTACAAGTAAAAGTAGATAGCTCTAATTCTGTCATTCATTAAACGTTACTTTTTAGTATTCCAAAATCTCTAATTAAGAATGTTTAGAATCTTTTTTCAATCTTTATCTGATTGTTGAATAAATTTACTCTATTTTTAAAACTTTAGTTTGAATAATCATATCTTTTTACCCCCCTCAGAGCACAACTTTGACCACTCTCGATTTCAGACTTTAAAAAATTGTTACTTATTTATGATTTTAAAATTAGTTAACACCTAATTGGTATCAATCTTTAAATCAAATAATTTATGAATCTAAAAATAAACAAGCTAAAAACAGTTTGGGAGGCTGCAGGAGTAACAACAGAACTAACTTCTTTAATTCATCAATTCAACTTTGATAAAATTATAAATTCTTTAATTAGTGTAGGACCTTTTTATTTTTATATAATAGATTTTTGTGACATGTCACTATCTAATGTTAGTCCATACATATCTGAAATTCATGGATTTAACTCTGAAACAGTTACTTTTGATGATATCTTAAATACAATTCATCCTGATGATATGGAGTTTGTTTCAAAAGCTGAAGCCACTTATTTTGAGTTCCTTTATAATAAATTAGGAAAAGAAAATACGCTCAATTACAAAGCAAATTATTCCTTTAGAAGTCGAATGAAAAATGGGGAATATTGCATGCTCAATCACCAATCTATAATCCTCACAATGGATGATGACTGCCGCATTGGAAAATCCCTCAATATCCACACAAATATAGATCATCTTACCAAAACCAATACCAATACAATTTCACTTATAGGCTTAAATAATGAGCCCTCATATACTAATATAGATGTGGTTTTTGATTTTAAGAATATCACAGCATTTTCAAAAAGAGAAATTGAAATTATAAAGCTTATTTCCGAAGGGTATACTAACAAAAAAATTGCTGATTTTCTTGTTATTAGTGAATACACCGTAAAAACTCATCGAAAAAACATCAATTATAAATCAGGTTCAAAAAACTCAATAGAATTAATTCGTAAATGTTTGCTATTAGGTTTGATTTAAACTAGGAAAAACTACTCCAGTACCATTTCTACCATAATTCTTACTTTATTAAATATCAGAAATTGTTTCAAGCAACAAAATTAATACCACAAATACCTATTTGTAGGTATTCTTTTTGTGGTCTTAAATATAGTACTTTGAAGAATCTAATTTTATCAAAATAAAAAAGCTAATCTTTTAAATATATTCTTAATCACATTGTTGCATCAATATTAATTACTAAATAATATTTTTTATAAATAATGACAAATAATGTGTTTTTTATAAGATACATTTCCAGCTTATATTTTAAATAGTAATAACCAACCCGCTAGCCGAAAAGGGGTAATAGAGTAGGCATACAAATTTTAAAAAACCTAAACAAATGAAATCTATTTCAAAAACGATTTTAGCATTAGTGTTCATTGGATCAATGGCATTTTCATGCTCATCAGACAAAGACGAACCTGAACAATCACAACAATTAACGGAGACTCCAACTGCAATCAAAAAATTTGATTCTAGCAACTTCGGGACTTACAAAGGAGTTTTTATTGGTTCTACTGGCACAATAGAAATAAACCAAGATGAAAACACCAAAACTGCACATTTAGTTATTGATGGTAAAGAATATATATACACTGCGACAGAAAACAGCACTATTGGACAAGAAACAGTTGGTTTGACTTTTAAAAATGGAGAATCTTCTTTTGATTTCAATGTTGGTGCTTCTGGAGAAGAACCAAACATTACAAATATTTCAATTGTTGGGCATGCAAACGCTAGTATTGAAATACAAAAAGAAAAATCAGATAAAATCGTAAAATGCTATGTTGGAATTTCTACTGATGAAGATGGAAAATCTAATCCAGCTGCATTTAATTTTTGCATCCTTGGGGAGCATCTTATTGGTATTGCCCATAATGATTCTGGCACAGCTTTAATAGTAACCGGTACTGTAACAAATAATACTATTACTGGAATTGTAGAGTACACTAAAGGAACTGTGGAAGCAAATATTATAGGCACAATAGAAGGAGAAAAAGCAGAGGGTACTTGGGCAAATATACATGATGACAATGGCTTCTTTAAGACCGTAAGAGTGCTTTAAATCTTCATCATATATTTTTTTATATCAACCCTCCAAAATTTATTTTTTCCTGGAGGGTTATTTTTTTATAACCCTCCGCCCCATTCTACATAAAACTGAACAATGGACGGAAGAATAATAAAAAGAACTTTATTTACAAACAAAATACAGAGATTCTCTCTCATATTGAAAGCCTTTTAATAATCTATCATTGGATTTTAGTTCCCGTGTTGCATTAGTTCTTTCGGAAATTTGTCTAGAATAAGATTCAAATTGATACCATGCTCCAAATAGGCTTTGAGTCCAGCAAGAACAATGGTAAAACCACCTGTCGAATCCTTAATTGTTTCTAATAATTCATCTCCGGTTTTATCAAAACCATAATGTTTGATACTTACAAAAGTAGAACCGTCGCTTAGTGTTTTGAAATTAAAATCAACACTGGTAGGTTGTTCTGAAGTAAACCAATTAATAGCTATTTTGTGATTAGGAATAATTTCTTTTGCCACTACTTTGGTCGAGAAATTATACATTTCCCATTCCCAAATTACCTCTTTATCTACTTCTAGCTTGTGGCTACCTTTTGTAAACCAAAAATGTTTGGTCACTTCTGGATCAATAAATGCTTGAAAAACCTCTGAAACAGGTTTTCTAATTAGCATATCAGCTTCTGAACATTTTAAATTACTCTCTGACATAATTGCTGCGTTTTTAAAGTGAATTAAAATTTATGATGACAGGAATTTAGCTTGCAGTCTGAATTCTAATATCTACAACTCTCCATCCCATTCTGCATAGAACTGCGCCAAAAAACCTTGCATATATTCATGCCTTTTTTGAGCTATTTCCTCGCCAGTTGGAGTATTCATTTTGTCTTTTAGCAATAATAACTTTTCATAAAAGTGATTTATTGTAGGCGCCACACTATTTTTGTACTCCTCCTTTGTCATGTTCAATTTAGGAGCAATTTGAGGGTCATGCATCGGTCTATTCTTGAATCCTCCATAATTGAATGCTCTCGCAATTCCAATGGCACCTATAGCGTCTAAACGATCCGCGTCCTGAACGATATCCAATTCGATAGACGAGAATACTTTTTCGTTATTTCCTCCCTTAAAAGAGATGTTATCGATGATTTGAATAACATGTGTAATTGTATCTTCAGAAACACCTTCGCTTTCTAAAAAATCGCGGGCAACTTTTGGACCTACCGTTTCATCTCCATCATGAAATTTACTATCTGCAATATCATGAAGCAAAGCTCCAAGCTTTACAACTGTCTCATCACAAGTTTCTCTTCGGGCTATTAATAACGCATTTTTATATACTCGCTGAATGTGAAACCAATCGTGACCGCCTTCAGCATTGGCTAATTTCTCTTTTACAAAAAGGATTGTTTTATTTATTAAATCCAGATTACTCATTTGCTATTTTATATTTATAAAAAAAGCTGATTTTTAAAGTATAAACCTCAAAAATCAGCAATTTCAATGTATTATTAATTTTAAAAAATTATAGTCTCGCTGGTTCTACCCATTTAAATTGAAATGATTCTGAAGGAATTACTAATCTTTCAGAGATTCTTGCCATTCTAGCGGGTAATTTCATCAAATAATCACGAGCTTTCTCTGCTTCATCTGTTAAACCTCCAATTTTGTCGATTTCCCATTTGTCGATTAATTTTTGCATGATTTCCACATAATCGTTGGCAGTATAAACCCCAATTCGTTGTGCTGAATCAGAAAAATGTTCGAAAGCAGAACTGATTTTATTTCCAGATTCTCTTAAGAAATGTGCAGGCATTACAATTTTAGCTTTCATCATATATTGAAACGCAAGCATCATTTCGCTTGGATCTACTTTGAAAATTTCAGTTACAAACTGACTGTATGCATGATGATGACGCATTTCATCACCAGCAATCATTTTACACATTTTTGCTAATTTTTTATCTCCGTAACTTTTAGCCAATTGCGACACCCTGTTGTGAGAAACATAAGTAGCTAACTCTTGAAAACTTGTGTAAATAAAGTTTTTATAAGGATCTCTGCCAGTTCCAATATCAAAACCATCGCTAATTAAATGTTGCGTAGTCATTTCTATTTCGCGCATATTCACACGACCGGACAAATACAAGTATTTATTCAATAAATCACCATGACGATTTTCTTCACCAGTCCATTGACGAACCCATTTTGACCAGCCATTTCTTGCTTCGTTATCGACGCCTTCTACTTCCATCAACCAGTTTTCGTAGGTTGGTAGTGCTTCTTCGGTAATCATATCTCCAACCATAGCTACCCAAAAATCATAAGGAAGGTCTTTGGAAATTTCTCTAAGCTCTTTTACTTCTTCAAGGAAATTATCGCTTTCGGAATTGGGTAAAAAGTCTGATGGCTGCCAAATTTGTTCTACTGGTATCAAGTATTGATCCACAAAGCTATCTACCTTATTTTCTAGAAATTGCATTACTTCCAGACGAATGTTTTTTATAGACATTATATATTAATTATTAAATTTTTATTCCGTTTACAATAGCCGACTCGGTTTTTTGCATGATTTCTTTAAACTCAAAATCTTTTACCGCGAATGCTTCGTGCACTACAAAGGTAATACGATTTCCTAAACCATAAGGAAAAGTTCCATATTTTACTAGTTTCCAAGAATTATTAATGCTTATTGGAACTACATATGCCGATGGAGCATTTTTGCATAATATTTTCAAACCTGTTTCTGCAAATTCCTTTGGTTTTCCGTCTTTACTTCGTGTTCCTTCTGGAAAAATTACTGCTGAACGTTTATGTTCTTCTATGTAATCTGCAATTTTTTTAATAGCAGGTATAGCTTGTTTTGGATTTTTTCTATCTATAACTACCGATCCCCCATGTCTTAAATTATAAGAAACACTTGGAATTCCTTTAGCTAATTCTTTTTTGCTAACGAATTTTGGGTGAAATCTTCTTAAATACCAAATTGACATAATGATATCATACAAACTCTGATGATTCGCTACAAAAATGATAGGCACTCCTTTTGGAATACTTTCTCTGTTTTCAAAACTAAAAGTCGTTCCTAATAATATAACAATCTTTAGTAATATAAAGTTAAGATAATCAACGCTTTTTTTATGCGCCTGATAACCAAAAACATTCAAACAAATCCATTGAATTGGGTGAAACACCGACAAAGTCAACAGAATTAAAACTAAAACGATAAAAGATAAGGGATACGAAATTAACTTCTGCATACTATTAAATTTAGCACAAAAGTAATAAATATATATTTTATTTATAGCCATTTCAGAAAACAGCTGGATTTTCATTATAAAATTACTTTGTATTTTACACTAAAAGTAAAGGAAACAGAGGAATTGTAATTTTAAACTTTCACACCTTGAACAATGGCATTTTGTGTTTTTTTCATGACCTCTTCAAATGAAAAATCACTTATTTTCAAAGGTCTATGAACTGTAAAAACAATGTGATTTCCAAAACTTAAAGGAAAATAACCATATTGATATACTTTCCATGAATCATTAATACTTATAGGGACAACGTATGCTGATGGTGCATATTTACATAAAATTTTAAGTCCGCTTTCTGCAAATTCCTTTGGTTCTCCTGTTTTACTTCGCGTTCCTTCCGGAAAAATAACAGCGGAGTAATTTTCTTTTTCAATATATTCGGCCAAAGATTTTATTTTCGGAATAGCTTGTTTGGGGTTATTTCGATCAATAAGTACATATTCCGCATTGCGTAAAAAATAAGAAACACTTGGTATACCCTTTGCAAGTTCTTTTTTCGTTACAAAAAAGCAATTAAATTTTCTCAAATACCAAATAATTCCGGCGGTGTCAAGTAAACTTTGATGATTAGCCACAAATATAACGGGAACGTTTTTGGGAATAAACTCAATATTTTCAAAAGTAAATCTACTGCCTAAAATATGATTACACTTTAAACTGATATAAGCTATATAATTAAAGATTGTTTGTAATCCCTGATTTCCAAAAAGCTTAAAAGCAACCCATTCTATTGGTTGCAAAATACACATAATTGTAAAATAGATAGCATAATATACCATCGTTACTGGATATAATAAAAACTTCTTCATTATTAAAAAATTATACTCAAAAATAATAAATCTCTTTTTATTACTCAATTTTAAACTAGAACAATTATACCTTTTAGTGTTTAATTGTACCTTTGGCCAAATATAACAGCGTCTATTTTATAAAATGAACTTTACCTATCCTAAAAACGAAAAACTAAAAAGCAAAATTACCATTGGATTATTATTTACCAAAGGCAAATCGGTGGCAAAATATCCGTTGCGATTAGTTTATAATACAGGAACTTTTGGTGAAGGCGAAAAAATAAAAATTGGTGTTTCAGTTTCCAAAAAATATTTCAAAAAAGCCGTAGACCGTAATTATTTCAAAAGAGTACTCCGCGAAACGTATAGACTTAATAAACATTTACTGCTGGACAATCTGGATCAGCCTTACTCGTTTATGTTTTTTTATCAATGCAAAGACAAATTGTCTTTTGAAGAAATCAACACCAAAACTATACAGTTGTTTGAGAAATTCGTATTGCAGATAAAAAACGAAAAACAACAACCCGATGCGGAAGTATAGACTAAAGCGTCAATTCTCTTTAGTTTAAAATCTAAATTAATTTTGTATTTTTAAAAAAATTACCAATCTATGAAATCAAAATTAATAATTGTCTTTGCATTATTTTTCGTCTCACTAAGTTGCAAAAAAACAGACGCAGCTGCTGAAGAATCAGCTGATATGAAAATGGAAGTGCTTTCGGCACCTGCAAAAGCGATAGTTAGTGATGATGCTAATTCCTATGAATCAGATGATACTGAGAATAAAATTCCAGAACAAAAAATAATCAAAACTGGTAATCTTAAATTTGAAACAGATAATTTAGAAACCACTTATCAGCAAGTTAAATCTGCTGTAATAAAAGGGAAAGCCTTCATACAAAACGATAGTGAAGGAAAAGATTATAATTCGGTTTACAGGAAAGTAATAGTCCGAATCCCAAATGAAAACTTTGATGTTTTTATAAAAGATGTTTCAAATGGTGTTTCTTATTTTGACAACAAAGAAATTAACGCACAAGATGTTACTGCCGAATACATTGACCTTGATGCAAGATTAAAAACCAAAAGAAAATTAGAAAACAGGTATTTAGAGCTTTTAGCAAAAGCCAACAAAATGCCTGATATGTTGGCTATTGAAGCACAGCTTTCAACTATTCGCGAAGAAATTGAAGCAAAAGAAGGACAATTGAAATACCTTCAAAATCAAGTTTCGATGAGCACTATAACAATAGAATTTTACAAAACAGTCGCTGAAAAAAGTGGCGTAACAATTTCCTACGGAGCCAAAGTATGGAATTCATTTAAGTCTGGGTTTTATAGTATCTCCAGTTTCTTTTTATGGTTATTAGAAGTTTGGCCTTTTATTATTTTAGCAATACTTCTGTTTTATTTTATTAGAAAACGATTCAAGAAAAAAAACATATAATTATGCGTACCCTTTTCCAAAAAAAAGTCATTATTCCAGTTGTTGCTTCAGCCTTTTTATTTGTTGGAGTAAGTTTTAAGGACGACTATTTTGAGATTGCCAAACAGTTGGAAATTTTCACGACTTTGTTCAAAGAATTGAATAAGAATTATGTAGATGAAACAACACCTGCAGAACTGATGAATAATGCTGTCAAAGGAATGCTGAGTTCACTTGATCCCTATACTGTATATTTTAATGAGCAGGAAGTACTGAAGTTTAAAATTAACAATACTGGTGAATACACAGGTATTGGAGCTTTAATCACTAGAGAAAATGATAAATTAATTCTGAAAGAACCGTATAAAAATTTCCCTGCTGACAAAGCTGGACTAAAGGCTGGTGACGAAATTATCCAAATTGGTGATACTCCATTGGCCGATTTCAAGGATGATGCTTCGCAACTTTTTAAAGGTTCTAAAAACACTAAAATTGATGTCAAATATATTCGTCAAGGCAAACCGTATTCGACCGTAATTGTATTGGATGAAGTCGAAATCAAATCGGTTCCTTATTTTGCCAAAATCGATGACAAAACAGGTTATATTGTATTGGCTCATTTCAATAGAAAAGCTTCTACTGAAACCAAAGAGGCATTAGAACAATTAAAAAGACAAGGTGCCGAAAGAATCGTATTAGATTTAAGAGGAAACCCTGGCGGATTATTGAACGAAGCGGTAAACATCTGTAATCTTTTTGTAGCGAGAAACGAAATTATTGTTACTACAAAATCCAAAATTGAAAAACATAACAACACTTATAAAACATCCCAAGACCCAATAGATACAACAATTCCTTTGGTAATTTTAGTAAATGGCCGAAGTGCTTCTGCCTCCGAAATTGTTTCGGGAGCATTGCAGGATTTGGATCGTGCTGTGGTTTTAGGAAGTCGTAGTTTTGGAAAAGGATTGGTACAAAGACCTGTTGAGTTAACTTATGGAACGCAACTAAAAGTTACTATTTCACGTTATTATACTCCATCAGGAAGGTGTATTCAGGCTTTGGATTATGCTCATAAAGACAAAAATGGTGTGGCTATTCGAACACAAGCTAAAAACTATAATGCCTTTAAAACCAGAAAAGGGCGCACTGTTTATGATGGTGGTGGAATTTTACCAGATATCGAAATGGAAGAAACCAAAACGAGTCCGATAGCAAATGCTTTATTAAAAAATGATGGCATTTTCAATTATGCAACTAACTATTATTATAAAAATCCAAATTTAGGCACTAAAATTCCAGTAATCACAGATGCGGATTATATGGATTTCAAACAATTTCTAAAAGCTCAAAAATTTACTTTTGATACCGATACTGAAATTGCCTTGAAAAATACTTTGGCAACAGCTAAAACTGAGAAACTAGATGAAGCTATTGCTCCAGAATATCAGCAGCTTCTCTTGGCCCTTCAAAAATCGGAGAATGCTTTATTGGATAAAAATCAAAAGGAAATCAAAGGATTACTGCTCGATGAACTCATCAAACGTTATCAATATCAAGAAGGACTTTATGATTATTACATTAAAAACAATCCTGAAATCAAAAAAGCAGTTACCATCTTGAATTCAACAGCAGAGTATAATTCGATTTTAAAAATCTAAACTCTAAGCGAAGCTCGAAATCCTCTTGCCGCGTAGTAAGAATCTGCGCCATTGTGGTAAACGAAAACTGTTTCGTATCGGAAATCGGCAAAAATGGCTCCGCCAAGTTTTCTAATATCAGCTGGTGTTGCTATCCAGCTGGATGTTTTATTGTCAAACTTTCCTAGCTTTTGTAAATCGCGGTATTGCTCTTCGGTTAAAAGTTCAACACCCATTACTGATGCTGCTTCCAAAGCGTTGTTTTTGGGCTTGTTTTCTTTTCTTTTATCCAAAGCTTCGCGGTCATAGCAATAACTTCGTCGACCTGCAGGACTTTCGACGGAACAATCGTAGAAAATATATTCGTTTGTTTTATTGTCGTATCCAACTACGTCTGGTTCACCGCCTGATGTTTCCATCTCATTAAGTGTCCATAATTTTTCAGAATTGGCTTCTAGTTTTGCCAGAACGTTTTTCCATTCAAGACCTTTGTGCCTATCACTGTTTTTTTCAAAACGTGTTTTTAATATTTGAAGTAATTCATTGCTTTTTTCTTGTGATAACTCTTTTTTAACTCCCATTCTTGTTAGATTTTTATTTGAATTTGCACTTTTTAGTATCGCTATTTTACGCTCATCTCAGTGATTTCATTTATAAGAAAATAGCACTTTCGTAAAATTACAAAAAAACTTTTTTAACGACCTAAAATCGATTGAGATTGTAAATCATAGCAAAGAAGCCTGATCTTTCTTTTTAGCCCTGATCGAAGTGAAAATCCTTTTTATTTTTTCTTTAAAAATAAAAAGATTGTAACGGAGAGCAGGACTCATCTAACTCAAAATGCCAAGTCTTTCTGCTCCAATAATTATGCGATATTCTTTTGCGAATTCTTTTTTATAAGAATGCTTAGTGCAAATGCTCCCGCTGAAGCCGTAAAAACAGAATAATCAAGTGGTGCTTTACAGTTTAAAGTAATTGCCATTGATACTCCAAAAATTAGCAACAGAACACCGCTACATTTGGCTATAAATTCACTTTTGAAATTAGTCAACAACGCAATTGCAAAAGCTATTTCAAGAAAAGTAGCTATTCCACCAACTATTGAAGCTAAATTATAGCTTAAAAAAGGCATTAGCGAATTTGTATATTTTGCAAAAGCTCCCCAATTACCCCAAGCCGATAGCTCTTTATCCCACAAACCAAAACGGTCTGCGACTGCCGATAAAAACCCGATGCTTAATGATATCCTTAAAAACCATTCAATTGTTTTTTCTTGATTCATAACTGTTTATTAAAATGAAATGCACTTATAGTAAAATTTTC
The Flavobacterium sp. 5 DNA segment above includes these coding regions:
- a CDS encoding DoxX family protein, with product MNQEKTIEWFLRISLSIGFLSAVADRFGLWDKELSAWGNWGAFAKYTNSLMPFLSYNLASIVGGIATFLEIAFAIALLTNFKSEFIAKCSGVLLLIFGVSMAITLNCKAPLDYSVFTASAGAFALSILIKKNSQKNIA
- a CDS encoding DUF4256 domain-containing protein; protein product: MGVKKELSQEKSNELLQILKTRFEKNSDRHKGLEWKNVLAKLEANSEKLWTLNEMETSGGEPDVVGYDNKTNEYIFYDCSVESPAGRRSYCYDREALDKRKENKPKNNALEAASVMGVELLTEEQYRDLQKLGKFDNKTSSWIATPADIRKLGGAIFADFRYETVFVYHNGADSYYAARGFRASLRV
- a CDS encoding lysophospholipid acyltransferase family protein, encoding MSNKKRFIIFEYNFLIMKKFLLYPVTMVYYAIYFTIMCILQPIEWVAFKLFGNQGLQTIFNYIAYISLKCNHILGSRFTFENIEFIPKNVPVIFVANHQSLLDTAGIIWYLRKFNCFFVTKKELAKGIPSVSYFLRNAEYVLIDRNNPKQAIPKIKSLAEYIEKENYSAVIFPEGTRSKTGEPKEFAESGLKILCKYAPSAYVVPISINDSWKVYQYGYFPLSFGNHIVFTVHRPLKISDFSFEEVMKKTQNAIVQGVKV
- a CDS encoding enoyl-CoA hydratase/isomerase family protein yields the protein MNYDNLLITIENNIATVVINRPSKLNALNIATINDLHKAIKVLGKNKEIQVIILTGSGEKAFVAGADITEFAHFTIEEGAQLAFQGQELLFNYIENLKTPVIAAVNGFALGGGLELAMACHIRVASDNAKMGLPEVSLGVIPGYGGTQRLPQLVGKGRAMEMIMTAGMVTADEAKQYGLVNHVVPQEELIEFAISIAQKIMNNSPFAIGRAIKSINANFAEGKNGYETEIKNFGRCFGTEDFNEGTKAFLEKRKPVFKGK
- a CDS encoding ribonuclease P protein component, with the translated sequence MNFTYPKNEKLKSKITIGLLFTKGKSVAKYPLRLVYNTGTFGEGEKIKIGVSVSKKYFKKAVDRNYFKRVLRETYRLNKHLLLDNLDQPYSFMFFYQCKDKLSFEEINTKTIQLFEKFVLQIKNEKQQPDAEV
- a CDS encoding S41 family peptidase; translated protein: MRTLFQKKVIIPVVASAFLFVGVSFKDDYFEIAKQLEIFTTLFKELNKNYVDETTPAELMNNAVKGMLSSLDPYTVYFNEQEVLKFKINNTGEYTGIGALITRENDKLILKEPYKNFPADKAGLKAGDEIIQIGDTPLADFKDDASQLFKGSKNTKIDVKYIRQGKPYSTVIVLDEVEIKSVPYFAKIDDKTGYIVLAHFNRKASTETKEALEQLKRQGAERIVLDLRGNPGGLLNEAVNICNLFVARNEIIVTTKSKIEKHNNTYKTSQDPIDTTIPLVILVNGRSASASEIVSGALQDLDRAVVLGSRSFGKGLVQRPVELTYGTQLKVTISRYYTPSGRCIQALDYAHKDKNGVAIRTQAKNYNAFKTRKGRTVYDGGGILPDIEMEETKTSPIANALLKNDGIFNYATNYYYKNPNLGTKIPVITDADYMDFKQFLKAQKFTFDTDTEIALKNTLATAKTEKLDEAIAPEYQQLLLALQKSENALLDKNQKEIKGLLLDELIKRYQYQEGLYDYYIKNNPEIKKAVTILNSTAEYNSILKI
- a CDS encoding acyl-ACP desaturase; this encodes MSIKNIRLEVMQFLENKVDSFVDQYLIPVEQIWQPSDFLPNSESDNFLEEVKELREISKDLPYDFWVAMVGDMITEEALPTYENWLMEVEGVDNEARNGWSKWVRQWTGEENRHGDLLNKYLYLSGRVNMREIEMTTQHLISDGFDIGTGRDPYKNFIYTSFQELATYVSHNRVSQLAKSYGDKKLAKMCKMIAGDEMRHHHAYSQFVTEIFKVDPSEMMLAFQYMMKAKIVMPAHFLRESGNKISSAFEHFSDSAQRIGVYTANDYVEIMQKLIDKWEIDKIGGLTDEAEKARDYLMKLPARMARISERLVIPSESFQFKWVEPARL
- a CDS encoding DUF4349 domain-containing protein, which translates into the protein MKSKLIIVFALFFVSLSCKKTDAAAEESADMKMEVLSAPAKAIVSDDANSYESDDTENKIPEQKIIKTGNLKFETDNLETTYQQVKSAVIKGKAFIQNDSEGKDYNSVYRKVIVRIPNENFDVFIKDVSNGVSYFDNKEINAQDVTAEYIDLDARLKTKRKLENRYLELLAKANKMPDMLAIEAQLSTIREEIEAKEGQLKYLQNQVSMSTITIEFYKTVAEKSGVTISYGAKVWNSFKSGFYSISSFFLWLLEVWPFIILAILLFYFIRKRFKKKNI
- a CDS encoding LuxR C-terminal-related transcriptional regulator, which translates into the protein MNLKINKLKTVWEAAGVTTELTSLIHQFNFDKIINSLISVGPFYFYIIDFCDMSLSNVSPYISEIHGFNSETVTFDDILNTIHPDDMEFVSKAEATYFEFLYNKLGKENTLNYKANYSFRSRMKNGEYCMLNHQSIILTMDDDCRIGKSLNIHTNIDHLTKTNTNTISLIGLNNEPSYTNIDVVFDFKNITAFSKREIEIIKLISEGYTNKKIADFLVISEYTVKTHRKNINYKSGSKNSIELIRKCLLLGLI
- a CDS encoding 1-acyl-sn-glycerol-3-phosphate acyltransferase, whose amino-acid sequence is MQKLISYPLSFIVLVLILLTLSVFHPIQWICLNVFGYQAHKKSVDYLNFILLKIVILLGTTFSFENRESIPKGVPIIFVANHQSLYDIIMSIWYLRRFHPKFVSKKELAKGIPSVSYNLRHGGSVVIDRKNPKQAIPAIKKIADYIEEHKRSAVIFPEGTRSKDGKPKEFAETGLKILCKNAPSAYVVPISINNSWKLVKYGTFPYGLGNRITFVVHEAFAVKDFEFKEIMQKTESAIVNGIKI
- a CDS encoding SRPBCC family protein, which gives rise to MSESNLKCSEADMLIRKPVSEVFQAFIDPEVTKHFWFTKGSHKLEVDKEVIWEWEMYNFSTKVVAKEIIPNHKIAINWFTSEQPTSVDFNFKTLSDGSTFVSIKHYGFDKTGDELLETIKDSTGGFTIVLAGLKAYLEHGINLNLILDKFPKELMQHGN
- a CDS encoding HD domain-containing protein; translated protein: MSNLDLINKTILFVKEKLANAEGGHDWFHIQRVYKNALLIARRETCDETVVKLGALLHDIADSKFHDGDETVGPKVARDFLESEGVSEDTITHVIQIIDNISFKGGNNEKVFSSIELDIVQDADRLDAIGAIGIARAFNYGGFKNRPMHDPQIAPKLNMTKEEYKNSVAPTINHFYEKLLLLKDKMNTPTGEEIAQKRHEYMQGFLAQFYAEWDGEL